In one bacterium genomic region, the following are encoded:
- a CDS encoding IS1 family transposase, which produces MDEKIRGISSSEIQIDEAWCYVKKRDRALRTDDGPEVGGQYVFVALDANTKLIPCFAIGKRDQATALRLMKSLDERVVTRFQLTTDSFPGFLYAVADVFGWHGIDYAQINKRFAGASTPVREGYGPSKFIRVRKVPIMGYPDPKRISTSYIERQNLTMRMQMRRFTRLTNAFSKKLENLKAAVALHFAWYNFVRVHQTLGTTPAVAAGVADRVWTIGELVT; this is translated from the coding sequence ATGGACGAGAAAATTCGGGGCATCTCATCAAGCGAAATTCAAATTGATGAGGCTTGGTGCTACGTCAAAAAGCGCGACCGCGCACTCAGGACGGATGATGGGCCGGAAGTGGGGGGTCAGTATGTATTTGTGGCCCTGGATGCGAACACCAAGCTAATCCCCTGCTTCGCTATTGGAAAGCGGGATCAGGCGACAGCCCTTCGCCTCATGAAATCCCTTGATGAGAGGGTGGTAACACGATTCCAGCTTACCACCGATTCCTTCCCTGGCTTCTTGTACGCTGTGGCAGATGTTTTTGGCTGGCATGGAATTGACTACGCTCAGATCAACAAGCGGTTTGCAGGTGCCTCTACGCCCGTGCGTGAGGGCTATGGCCCTTCAAAATTCATAAGAGTACGCAAGGTACCTATTATGGGGTATCCAGACCCCAAGAGAATCAGCACGTCTTACATCGAGCGTCAGAATCTCACCATGCGGATGCAGATGAGGCGGTTCACGCGCCTAACCAACGCCTTCTCAAAGAAGCTGGAAAACCTCAAGGCGGCTGTGGCCCTGCATTTTGCTTGGTACAACTTCGTGCGGGTGCATCAGACGTTGGGGACAACTCCGGCGGTTGCGGCGGGGGTAGCGGATCGGGTGTGGACAATAGGGGAATTAGTTACATAA